In one window of Kosmotoga pacifica DNA:
- a CDS encoding MBL fold metallo-hydrolase: MRIKWHGHSCFSIESGGKILLTDPFDKSVGYKIPDVNPDLITESHQHFDHNAHHLLKGNFEVIDKLGEYSRDGFVIKGYLTYHDSSRGAERGTNIVFEFTTPDGIRILHLGDLGVILERDLINKVKNPDILMIPVGGVYTIGPSEAFDLSKELAPKIVIPMHFKTEALKFKLISPEDFLSHFDSYEEKEELLITSREELSKLNMKVIKLKY, from the coding sequence ATGAGGATAAAATGGCATGGTCATTCGTGTTTTTCCATCGAGAGTGGAGGTAAGATACTCCTAACCGACCCTTTTGACAAGTCGGTTGGTTACAAGATTCCCGATGTGAATCCGGATCTGATAACTGAGAGCCACCAGCACTTTGATCACAACGCCCACCACCTCTTGAAGGGAAATTTCGAGGTAATCGATAAGCTGGGAGAATATTCAAGAGATGGATTCGTGATAAAGGGCTATTTGACATACCATGACTCTTCGAGAGGTGCGGAAAGGGGCACAAACATTGTATTTGAGTTCACAACGCCTGATGGAATACGTATACTTCATCTTGGAGACCTTGGAGTCATACTCGAAAGAGACCTTATTAACAAAGTAAAAAACCCCGATATTCTTATGATTCCCGTTGGGGGTGTTTATACCATAGGGCCTTCAGAGGCCTTTGATCTTTCTAAGGAACTGGCTCCAAAGATCGTTATTCCAATGCATTTTAAAACCGAAGCGCTTAAATTCAAGCTAATTTCGCCAGAAGATTTCTTGAGTCACTTCGACAGTTATGAAGAGAAAGAAGAGCTCTTGATAACAAGCAGAGAAGAACTCTCAAAGCTAAATATGAAGGTGATCAAGCTCAAGTACTAA
- a CDS encoding 50S ribosomal protein L7ae family protein encodes MIRSYLRENRRKKVLIVASDTSDSIKLDWRKRCQSHGAFYVELEHTNKLNLARAVGLNNISAIGITDEGLAAEIIKLVRPGGEDNAKDQSV; translated from the coding sequence ATGATTCGCTCGTATCTGCGTGAAAACAGAAGAAAAAAAGTTCTGATCGTTGCCAGCGATACCAGCGATTCTATAAAGCTTGACTGGAGAAAGAGATGCCAGAGTCACGGTGCTTTTTATGTGGAACTTGAACATACGAATAAGCTCAATCTGGCCAGGGCCGTTGGTCTAAACAACATATCAGCTATCGGAATAACTGATGAGGGACTTGCGGCTGAAATTATTAAACTGGTCAGGCCCGGAGGTGAGGACAATGCCAAAGACCAGAGTGTATGA
- the infB gene encoding translation initiation factor IF-2: MHLSPEELKLNILAEKIKVPLSKIIKDHFMRGIILRPAQGVNLEEARQIAAQYGWNIELKEEKISDPIEALKEKFDELYKDESKLVQRPPVVTVMGHVDHGKTTLLDRIRKTTVAEKEVGGITQSIGAYQAEIDGKKITFIDTPGHEAFTEMRARGAQATDIVVLVVAADDGVMPQTIEAFNHAKTANVPIIVAINKIDKPNANIDLTKQQLASKLGLVPEDWGGDTIVVPISAKMGKGIDELLEMILLVAEMSEIKCIPQGNARGVIIESELDKGVGPLATAIIKDGIIKPGDYIVAGSTHGKVRALRDEKGRKVKNAGPSDPVQIIGFEEVPDMHEILYVVDSLDQAREISAFVKERQKKERMVKGKKHVRLEEFMRISGEGERKILNLIIKSDSFGAVEALKQAIAKLETEEVHIEIVHSGIGPVNGSDVMLAAASDAVIIGYKVKPDSQARSQAEEEGVQIKIYEIIFDLIDDLKKALEGLLEPEEVDEVVGHGEVKQVFKIKKLGNIAGVQLQNGYVTKDGFVRVYRRNEEIFDGKIESLKHYKEEVNRVDAPKECGIKLLSFDDIQEGDKLEFHVKRQVKRTLEFKDGGN, encoded by the coding sequence GTGCATCTGAGTCCCGAAGAACTCAAACTCAACATACTGGCAGAAAAAATAAAGGTCCCACTTTCGAAGATCATTAAAGACCACTTTATGCGCGGCATTATACTCAGACCAGCTCAGGGAGTGAACCTTGAAGAAGCGAGACAGATTGCAGCTCAGTATGGCTGGAACATCGAACTCAAGGAAGAAAAAATTTCCGACCCCATTGAAGCTTTGAAAGAAAAATTTGATGAACTATACAAAGACGAATCAAAGCTTGTACAGAGGCCTCCTGTTGTAACAGTAATGGGACACGTAGACCATGGTAAGACAACTCTTCTAGACAGAATCAGAAAAACCACCGTAGCCGAAAAGGAAGTAGGAGGAATTACCCAGTCGATAGGTGCCTATCAGGCTGAAATCGATGGTAAAAAAATAACCTTCATAGATACTCCCGGCCATGAGGCTTTTACTGAAATGAGGGCGAGGGGCGCCCAAGCAACGGACATAGTCGTTCTAGTTGTAGCCGCGGACGACGGTGTAATGCCCCAAACAATTGAGGCATTTAACCATGCAAAAACGGCAAATGTCCCGATAATCGTAGCCATAAACAAAATAGACAAACCCAACGCGAATATCGATCTGACAAAGCAACAACTTGCTTCTAAATTGGGACTTGTCCCAGAAGACTGGGGCGGAGATACCATTGTTGTTCCCATCTCCGCGAAGATGGGCAAAGGCATCGATGAGCTGCTCGAAATGATACTTCTTGTGGCCGAAATGAGTGAGATAAAGTGCATTCCGCAGGGAAATGCCCGTGGTGTCATAATTGAATCAGAACTCGATAAAGGCGTCGGCCCTCTGGCGACAGCCATAATTAAAGACGGGATAATCAAACCGGGAGATTACATTGTGGCTGGTTCGACACATGGTAAAGTCAGAGCCCTCAGAGACGAAAAAGGTAGAAAAGTGAAAAATGCAGGCCCTTCTGACCCCGTTCAAATAATAGGGTTCGAAGAAGTTCCCGATATGCATGAAATACTATATGTCGTTGATAGCCTTGATCAGGCGAGAGAAATCTCTGCCTTTGTTAAGGAAAGGCAAAAGAAGGAAAGAATGGTTAAAGGCAAAAAGCACGTCAGGCTCGAAGAATTCATGAGAATCTCGGGAGAGGGAGAAAGGAAGATACTGAACCTCATCATCAAGTCTGATTCCTTCGGGGCTGTTGAGGCTTTAAAGCAGGCTATTGCCAAACTGGAAACTGAGGAGGTTCACATAGAAATTGTCCATTCTGGTATTGGTCCGGTGAATGGCAGTGACGTTATGCTTGCAGCCGCTTCCGATGCAGTCATCATAGGATACAAAGTGAAACCAGATAGTCAGGCACGATCTCAAGCTGAAGAGGAAGGTGTACAGATAAAGATATACGAGATCATTTTCGATTTGATAGATGATCTGAAGAAAGCTCTTGAGGGGCTTCTCGAACCGGAAGAAGTGGACGAAGTCGTTGGTCATGGTGAAGTAAAGCAGGTCTTTAAAATCAAGAAACTCGGTAACATAGCAGGTGTCCAGCTCCAAAATGGTTATGTTACAAAAGACGGCTTTGTCAGGGTATATAGACGAAACGAAGAAATCTTCGATGGAAAGATAGAATCGTTGAAACACTATAAGGAAGAAGTCAACAGGGTGGATGCCCCTAAAGAATGCGGAATCAAGCTACTATCTTTTGACGATATACAAGAAGGAGATAAGCTCGAATTTCATGTTAAAAGACAGGTGAAAAGGACGCTAGAATTCAAAGACGGAGGGAACTAA
- a CDS encoding DUF4895 domain-containing protein, which yields MIFRGPNVLKDLFNEFYSQHKAFYADEALILRDRQSVLGTEFGHFITSIVDDARDSAPTLSLFIDEEGRGFLGLSSVTPMKRMSSIYRYPPSRVTEALSKLYKKLFPEAKVTVSRIILQSPLRVHFVAFCGNERLLKREMLKASLAGRNFYKVAEKMDDELFDFYCKYFKRWVKLRHGEIFVYPTEDRVKIVTGLPRLSHNLDLSIIIELSRLFRSLVVKKQNILRASNVSPDMNFSGVATSAYEVDLIDSLEVYRNLEPFYEMYRKSIKRAIEAMIDSVKTLPFEEGFKDD from the coding sequence GTGATCTTTCGTGGGCCAAACGTTCTAAAAGACCTGTTCAACGAATTTTACTCTCAGCATAAGGCTTTTTACGCTGATGAAGCACTGATTCTTAGAGATAGGCAATCGGTTCTTGGAACCGAATTTGGGCACTTCATTACCTCAATCGTGGATGATGCTAGAGATAGTGCCCCAACACTGTCTCTATTTATTGATGAGGAAGGAAGGGGATTTTTGGGGCTGTCTTCTGTGACTCCAATGAAGCGAATGAGTTCTATCTACAGGTACCCTCCCTCACGAGTTACGGAGGCCCTCAGTAAGCTGTATAAAAAGTTATTTCCCGAAGCAAAGGTAACGGTCTCAAGAATAATACTTCAGTCACCGCTGAGAGTTCATTTTGTAGCTTTTTGTGGCAATGAAAGATTGTTAAAGCGAGAGATGCTGAAGGCCTCTCTGGCAGGCAGGAATTTTTATAAAGTGGCGGAGAAAATGGATGATGAACTGTTCGATTTTTATTGTAAATATTTCAAGAGATGGGTGAAGTTGAGACATGGAGAGATCTTCGTTTATCCAACGGAGGACAGAGTGAAGATCGTAACAGGACTGCCCCGCCTTAGTCACAATCTTGATTTATCAATAATTATTGAGCTGTCAAGGTTATTTAGAAGCCTTGTGGTGAAGAAACAGAACATTTTGAGGGCGTCGAATGTTTCACCTGACATGAATTTCTCCGGAGTAGCCACGAGCGCGTACGAAGTTGATTTGATAGATTCTCTTGAAGTTTACAGAAATCTTGAACCTTTTTATGAAATGTACAGAAAAAGTATAAAAAGGGCTATTGAAGCGATGATTGATTCTGTCAAGACATTACCATTCGAAGAAGGGTTCAAAGATGATTAA
- a CDS encoding VWA-like domain-containing protein produces the protein MPRASVVEEAVVELARKSPFYNYLFMHIERIPTSKVRTFSLRISGEGNIQLYYNPEVLSSKPIEMVQALLEHECFHIINGHILIPVKNSRYKALWDLSMDAAINQYIPVLDAFSLPMDQLLMEGCGTDNERFFVAPPASIPGETAEFYFQWGLEFMKKNKTVDLELLEENIEMADSHESFGDFELPREFIEELLKNIVSETYEKAKDGIPEGIEASISLFLNKPLLDWRTMIRSFFGSAQYIGRYRTPLWPNRRYEDQPGWRNDYAAKLVIILDTSGSIVDEEFNAFFSEIDMLTRLTDSKIWLIQVDEAVQAVTKYGRGMWKDLKLIGKGETNLQPAIDYAQRELRPEGLIIFTDGFTDLPHVKRKVIFVLSRHYNPEFLEDAKKIYGNSSVVILK, from the coding sequence GTGCCCAGAGCTTCTGTAGTAGAAGAAGCGGTAGTGGAACTCGCAAGGAAGAGTCCTTTTTATAACTATCTTTTTATGCATATTGAACGAATTCCTACTTCTAAAGTGCGGACCTTCAGTCTGAGGATCTCTGGAGAAGGGAACATACAGCTCTATTACAACCCAGAAGTCCTTTCTTCCAAACCTATAGAAATGGTACAGGCCCTGTTGGAGCACGAGTGCTTTCATATAATAAATGGGCATATTTTGATACCGGTGAAGAATAGCAGGTACAAAGCTTTGTGGGATTTATCCATGGATGCTGCTATTAATCAATACATACCGGTTCTCGACGCTTTCAGCCTTCCGATGGATCAGCTTCTCATGGAAGGGTGCGGTACTGATAACGAGCGTTTTTTTGTTGCTCCGCCGGCATCTATACCTGGAGAGACGGCAGAATTTTATTTCCAGTGGGGTCTGGAGTTTATGAAAAAGAACAAAACTGTCGATCTTGAACTGCTGGAAGAAAATATTGAAATGGCCGATTCTCACGAGAGTTTTGGCGATTTTGAATTACCCAGAGAGTTCATTGAAGAATTGTTGAAGAACATCGTTTCGGAAACTTATGAAAAGGCGAAAGACGGTATACCGGAAGGCATTGAAGCTTCCATTTCGCTATTTCTGAATAAGCCATTACTGGACTGGAGGACTATGATCAGAAGCTTTTTCGGTTCGGCGCAGTACATTGGCAGGTATAGGACCCCACTTTGGCCGAATAGGCGGTATGAAGACCAGCCTGGTTGGAGAAACGATTACGCGGCAAAACTGGTCATAATACTCGATACGAGCGGTAGCATTGTCGATGAGGAGTTCAATGCCTTTTTCAGTGAAATCGATATGCTCACCCGCCTTACGGATTCAAAGATATGGTTGATTCAAGTTGATGAAGCTGTTCAGGCGGTAACAAAGTATGGAAGGGGCATGTGGAAGGATCTAAAACTCATTGGTAAAGGGGAGACGAATCTTCAACCTGCCATCGACTACGCACAGAGAGAATTGAGACCGGAAGGATTAATCATTTTCACGGACGGCTTCACAGATTTACCCCATGTTAAGAGGAAGGTTATCTTCGTGCTTTCCAGGCATTACAATCCTGAATTTCTTGAAGATGCAAAAAAGATATACGGTAATTCTTCGGTGGTGATCCTCAAGTGA
- a CDS encoding AAA family ATPase: MRVQDVKYLSRVIMESGEIPLIWGHFGVGKTDLAKELARETGRKLIILVISQMEPGDLIGMPARGNEKTVFLKPDWWPEDGNVIILIDEINRAHRSIRNAIMQLLIDRRIHNHVLPEGAWIMAAANPPDEEYDQVELITDPAFMSRFFHLEITPDPKEWIDWSQKIGVPEEVTDFIEEYPEFLTKDRLVSMRLDLRPSPRSWYKLGRVIKNLDRKGFERFGYILAAGIVGPEAARTFINRVKGIANIPRPADILLELSDSTIERIKAFDITAVNSLVTRVTKHLSELNDLELKDYYEKVGIISKNLLWLKKLIPRDSFFSIVRHIAFRLENEKGLKRAFYEKLLEELAVDGDILDYLEKRG; this comes from the coding sequence ATGCGTGTTCAGGATGTGAAATACCTCAGTAGAGTGATAATGGAATCCGGCGAAATCCCTTTGATTTGGGGACATTTTGGGGTCGGAAAGACCGACCTTGCCAAAGAATTGGCCAGGGAAACAGGGAGAAAGTTGATTATCCTTGTTATCTCCCAGATGGAACCGGGGGACCTGATTGGAATGCCGGCCAGGGGGAACGAAAAGACAGTCTTTTTGAAACCTGATTGGTGGCCGGAAGATGGGAACGTTATCATCTTGATTGACGAAATAAACAGGGCACACCGCTCTATAAGGAACGCTATAATGCAGCTCTTGATAGATAGACGGATACACAACCACGTGTTACCTGAGGGTGCCTGGATCATGGCTGCGGCCAATCCCCCCGATGAAGAATACGATCAGGTAGAACTCATAACAGACCCGGCGTTTATGTCCCGGTTCTTCCATCTCGAAATTACGCCAGACCCGAAGGAATGGATCGATTGGTCTCAAAAGATAGGAGTCCCGGAAGAAGTTACGGATTTCATTGAAGAATATCCAGAATTCCTTACAAAAGACAGACTGGTTTCGATGAGATTGGATTTACGCCCCAGTCCACGGAGTTGGTACAAACTCGGTAGGGTCATAAAGAACCTCGATAGGAAAGGATTCGAAAGGTTCGGATATATCCTTGCCGCCGGGATTGTCGGACCTGAGGCGGCAAGGACATTTATCAATAGAGTCAAAGGCATTGCCAATATCCCCCGTCCAGCAGATATCCTCCTCGAACTTTCAGACTCCACTATAGAAAGAATAAAAGCCTTTGACATTACGGCGGTGAATTCCCTCGTTACGAGGGTGACAAAGCACCTTTCGGAACTGAATGATCTCGAACTGAAAGATTACTATGAAAAAGTTGGAATTATCTCCAAGAACCTTCTCTGGCTAAAGAAACTTATACCCAGAGATTCTTTCTTTTCGATTGTCAGACATATTGCTTTCAGACTCGAGAACGAAAAAGGCTTGAAGAGAGCCTTTTATGAGAAATTGCTTGAAGAACTGGCAGTGGATGGAGATATTCTCGATTATCTTGAAAAGAGGGGATAG
- a CDS encoding DUF4258 domain-containing protein: MGNIRFTPHALQRLNERGISTETVINVISDPSSQATIEENGNIRVQKAGLVIIFRKEINGILVVTVFRDENKK; the protein is encoded by the coding sequence TTGGGGAACATCAGGTTTACTCCCCACGCTTTACAACGACTCAATGAACGCGGAATTTCCACTGAAACTGTTATAAATGTTATCAGTGATCCTTCCTCGCAAGCCACTATTGAGGAAAATGGAAATATCAGGGTACAGAAAGCTGGACTCGTGATTATATTCAGAAAAGAAATAAATGGAATCCTCGTTGTTACTGTCTTCAGAGATGAGAATAAAAAATAA
- the groL gene encoding chaperonin GroEL (60 kDa chaperone family; promotes refolding of misfolded polypeptides especially under stressful conditions; forms two stacked rings of heptamers to form a barrel-shaped 14mer; ends can be capped by GroES; misfolded proteins enter the barrel where they are refolded when GroES binds), with the protein MPKIIRFSEEARTALEKGVDAVANAVKITLGPKGRNVVLEKSWGSPTITNDGVSIAKEIELEDKFENLGAQLVKEVASKTNDIAGDGTTTATVLAQAMIKEGLKNVTAGANPILIKRGIEKAVEKAVEEIRAMSKKLSSREDIAHVAAISANDPDIGELIAEAMDKVGEDGVITVEDSKTLETYVEFVEGMQFDRGYISPYFVTDPEKMEAVIKEPYILITDKKLSAVKPIVPILEKVAQTGKPLVIIAEDVEGEALSTLVLNKLRGTLESIAIKAPGFGDRRKAMLQDIAILTGGTVISEEVGLTLENVSIEDLGTAGMVKVKKDDTIIVDGKGDPEKIKQRVGQIKAQIEQTTSDYEKETLQERLAKLSGGVAVIKVGAATETELKEKKHRIEDALSATRAAVEEGIIAGGGVALVRAKKAVEKLLNETEDPDMKIGVQIVYKSLDMPMRQIAANAGLDGAVIVHKVLELEDTTHGYDALNDRFVNMFEAGIVDPVKVTRSALQNAASIAGILLTTEAAIVEKPEEKKETTPPMPEY; encoded by the coding sequence ATGCCTAAAATAATCAGGTTCAGTGAGGAAGCAAGGACAGCTCTTGAAAAGGGAGTAGACGCGGTTGCTAATGCTGTGAAAATAACTCTCGGCCCCAAGGGTAGAAACGTTGTGCTCGAAAAAAGTTGGGGTTCTCCCACAATAACGAATGACGGTGTTTCCATTGCTAAGGAAATTGAACTGGAAGATAAATTTGAAAATCTTGGTGCGCAGCTCGTTAAAGAAGTTGCTTCCAAGACAAATGACATAGCCGGTGATGGTACAACAACGGCCACAGTCCTGGCCCAGGCTATGATCAAAGAAGGACTCAAGAACGTAACTGCGGGCGCAAATCCGATCCTCATAAAGAGGGGTATAGAAAAGGCGGTTGAGAAAGCGGTTGAAGAAATTCGCGCAATGTCCAAGAAACTCTCCAGCCGCGAGGATATCGCCCATGTTGCCGCTATATCTGCAAATGACCCTGATATCGGTGAGCTCATCGCGGAAGCGATGGACAAAGTTGGTGAAGATGGTGTAATCACGGTTGAAGACTCGAAGACTCTGGAGACTTACGTTGAATTTGTCGAGGGTATGCAGTTCGATAGAGGCTACATCTCTCCTTACTTCGTGACGGATCCTGAAAAGATGGAAGCCGTTATCAAGGAGCCATACATCCTCATTACCGATAAAAAACTCTCCGCGGTCAAGCCCATTGTCCCGATACTGGAAAAAGTAGCTCAGACTGGTAAACCTCTGGTTATTATCGCCGAAGATGTCGAAGGCGAGGCCCTTTCTACTCTGGTGCTCAACAAGCTCAGAGGTACTCTTGAATCCATAGCCATTAAAGCTCCTGGTTTTGGCGATAGGAGAAAGGCCATGCTTCAGGACATTGCTATCCTGACGGGCGGTACAGTTATCAGTGAAGAAGTAGGACTTACCCTTGAGAACGTTTCTATCGAGGATCTCGGTACTGCTGGCATGGTCAAAGTCAAAAAAGACGACACAATCATAGTCGATGGAAAAGGTGATCCCGAAAAGATCAAGCAAAGAGTCGGACAGATCAAGGCACAGATTGAACAGACAACCTCTGATTATGAAAAAGAAACACTTCAGGAAAGACTCGCGAAACTCTCTGGTGGTGTTGCAGTGATTAAAGTTGGTGCTGCAACAGAGACCGAACTCAAAGAAAAGAAACACAGAATAGAAGACGCCCTCAGCGCTACAAGAGCGGCTGTCGAAGAAGGAATCATTGCTGGTGGTGGAGTTGCTCTCGTAAGGGCAAAGAAAGCTGTGGAGAAGCTGCTCAATGAGACTGAAGATCCCGACATGAAGATCGGTGTGCAGATCGTCTACAAGTCTCTTGACATGCCCATGAGACAGATAGCCGCCAATGCCGGTCTTGATGGTGCTGTTATCGTCCATAAAGTACTGGAACTTGAAGATACCACTCATGGTTATGATGCATTGAATGACAGGTTCGTGAATATGTTCGAAGCTGGCATTGTCGATCCTGTAAAGGTTACCAGGAGTGCTTTGCAGAATGCTGCTTCCATCGCGGGTATCCTCCTTACAACCGAAGCGGCTATCGTTGAAAAACCCGAGGAAAAGAAAGAAACTACTCCACCGATGCCTGAATATTGA
- the groES gene encoding co-chaperone GroES produces MKVIPLGSRLLIKPIKEERKTEGGIVLPDTAKEKPMKAEVIEVGKDVEDLDIKAGDKVIFSKYAGTEIKIDDEDFIVIDQDDILAKIED; encoded by the coding sequence ATGAAAGTTATTCCATTAGGGTCAAGGTTACTCATTAAGCCTATCAAAGAAGAGAGAAAGACTGAGGGAGGTATTGTCCTTCCCGATACGGCCAAGGAGAAACCAATGAAGGCAGAGGTTATCGAAGTTGGTAAGGATGTTGAAGACCTTGACATCAAGGCCGGTGACAAGGTTATCTTCTCCAAATATGCTGGAACAGAGATAAAAATTGATGATGAAGACTTCATTGTCATTGATCAGGATGACATTCTGGCAAAAATTGAGGATTGA
- the pyk gene encoding pyruvate kinase encodes MRKTKIVCTIGPATESPEMIEKLILSGMNVARLNTSHDTPAHHRERINSIKKIRDRLGIPVAILLDLSGPKLRTGSFNEEIVLLRKGQDFLLTTEEIIGDSSRVSINYPRLPEEVEPGDTILLNDGKIKLRVLKTSRTAIMTKVLNSGEITHHRGINVPGIDLSIAAVTEKDREYIKLGIEEGVDYFALSFVRKPEDVLEAKEIIAQNGSDIPVISKIETSQALLRIEEIAAVSDGLMVARGDLGVEIPVEEVPVAQKRIIKTGNKHRIPVITATQMLESMIENPVPTRAETADISNAILDGTDAIMLSAETSIGKYPIEAVSVMNKTALSTESYLMNNPHILQWTRQDVDTDDHTDAICRAAWDITESLKVKLIVSSTYSGHTAINVSGFRPRSTILAVTPNVRTYYRLSLIWGVLPLLQEIGSSIDEMVKIAGQKAREMELIKTGDHFIITAGVPLGVAHSTNMLKLEKV; translated from the coding sequence ATGAGAAAAACGAAAATTGTTTGTACTATCGGTCCTGCTACCGAATCTCCAGAAATGATAGAAAAGCTCATTCTTTCAGGTATGAATGTCGCACGGTTGAATACTTCCCACGACACACCAGCACATCACAGGGAAAGAATCAATAGCATAAAAAAAATCAGGGACAGGTTAGGTATTCCAGTAGCGATCCTTTTGGATCTATCCGGTCCGAAATTGAGAACGGGTAGTTTCAATGAAGAAATCGTACTTCTGCGGAAGGGTCAGGATTTCCTTTTGACAACGGAGGAAATAATAGGAGACAGTAGCAGGGTGAGCATAAATTATCCACGTTTACCTGAGGAAGTCGAACCGGGTGATACGATCCTCCTTAACGATGGAAAAATCAAGCTTAGAGTTCTTAAAACGTCCAGAACGGCGATTATGACCAAAGTGCTGAACTCAGGGGAAATCACTCATCACCGCGGAATAAACGTACCCGGCATAGACCTGAGTATTGCTGCGGTTACTGAAAAGGACAGAGAATATATAAAACTGGGAATTGAGGAAGGTGTGGATTATTTTGCGCTTTCTTTTGTAAGAAAACCCGAGGATGTTCTCGAAGCCAAAGAGATAATTGCGCAAAACGGTTCTGATATACCTGTTATTTCAAAAATTGAAACATCCCAGGCTCTATTGAGGATTGAAGAAATTGCTGCCGTAAGTGATGGCCTTATGGTGGCACGTGGAGATCTTGGTGTTGAAATCCCGGTTGAAGAGGTCCCGGTAGCTCAGAAAAGAATTATTAAAACAGGTAATAAGCACAGAATACCCGTTATCACAGCGACCCAGATGCTGGAATCTATGATTGAAAACCCGGTGCCCACGAGGGCAGAGACAGCAGACATTTCAAACGCCATTCTTGATGGTACGGATGCTATAATGCTTTCAGCAGAGACTTCCATTGGTAAATACCCCATCGAGGCGGTTAGTGTAATGAATAAAACCGCGTTATCCACGGAAAGTTATCTTATGAATAACCCCCACATACTTCAATGGACGCGTCAGGATGTTGATACCGACGATCATACAGACGCTATTTGCAGAGCGGCATGGGATATAACGGAAAGCTTGAAAGTCAAGTTAATTGTATCTTCGACATATTCAGGTCATACAGCGATTAATGTTTCAGGTTTCAGACCGAGGTCTACGATCCTTGCAGTTACACCAAATGTGAGGACTTACTATCGCCTTTCACTGATCTGGGGTGTTTTACCGCTTCTTCAGGAGATAGGTTCCAGTATTGACGAAATGGTAAAAATCGCGGGGCAAAAGGCACGAGAAATGGAACTAATAAAGACGGGAGACCACTTCATAATCACGGCAGGTGTCCCTTTGGGAGTAGCGCACTCGACCAACATGCTTAAACTTGAAAAGGTTTAG
- the pfkA gene encoding 6-phosphofructokinase, with protein sequence MKKIAVLTSGGDAPGMNAAVRSAVRTAVTEGYEVVGIKRGYSGLLDEDMFEMNYSAVGGIMEKGGTILRTSRCEEFRTEQGRARAAEILRKHGIDALVVIGGEGSLTGAMLLMEETGIPSVGIPGTIDNDIAYTDMCIGVDTCLNTCVENIQKLKDTASSHERAFVVEVMGRSSGYVALTAGIATGAEAIIIPERPVNYEAIAEKIWNERKRGKINCIIVVAEGAASAYTVARHMEHRIGYETRITILGHVQRGGSPTAFDRILASRMGYEAIQSIKDGEFGVMIALQSGKMVRVPYSKVLSEKKELDETLIKMADILS encoded by the coding sequence ATAAAGAAAATAGCAGTACTCACGAGTGGTGGAGACGCACCAGGTATGAACGCTGCGGTCCGCTCGGCTGTAAGAACGGCCGTAACGGAAGGATATGAAGTAGTTGGTATAAAACGAGGCTATTCCGGACTCCTCGACGAGGATATGTTCGAGATGAATTATTCCGCGGTAGGAGGCATCATGGAAAAAGGTGGAACCATTCTTCGAACCTCGCGCTGTGAAGAGTTCAGAACAGAGCAAGGGCGGGCAAGAGCTGCTGAAATACTTAGAAAGCATGGAATAGATGCGCTGGTCGTTATTGGCGGAGAGGGGAGCCTCACTGGAGCGATGCTTTTGATGGAAGAAACAGGCATTCCTTCTGTCGGTATACCCGGCACAATAGACAACGATATAGCGTACACTGATATGTGTATAGGTGTTGATACGTGCTTAAATACCTGTGTTGAAAACATACAAAAATTGAAAGATACCGCTTCTTCGCATGAAAGAGCCTTCGTGGTGGAAGTCATGGGCAGGAGTTCAGGGTACGTTGCCCTTACAGCGGGTATAGCTACTGGAGCAGAAGCCATAATAATACCCGAAAGACCTGTGAACTACGAGGCTATAGCGGAGAAGATCTGGAATGAGCGGAAGAGGGGAAAGATCAACTGTATAATCGTTGTCGCAGAAGGGGCCGCGAGCGCCTACACTGTTGCAAGGCACATGGAACATCGCATTGGTTACGAAACGAGGATTACCATCCTTGGTCACGTCCAGAGAGGTGGTTCGCCAACAGCCTTTGACAGAATACTCGCTTCTCGTATGGGTTACGAGGCAATTCAGTCTATAAAAGACGGTGAGTTTGGTGTGATGATTGCACTTCAGTCAGGCAAAATGGTCAGGGTTCCTTATTCCAAAGTTCTTTCTGAAAAGAAAGAATTGGACGAAACCCTCATAAAGATGGCTGATATTCTTTCGTGA